In Drosophila yakuba strain Tai18E2 chromosome X, Prin_Dyak_Tai18E2_2.1, whole genome shotgun sequence, a single genomic region encodes these proteins:
- the LOC6524540 gene encoding atypical kinase COQ8B, mitochondrial, giving the protein MSRSAQEVAALLRGLRILVEACGREHLAHGRHLWSNSSIRELIAENVAHTQQLVRHSSQNPVEELKKLQQSLQETGERGYVVAKGICSLLETKIQMSRKESGISEPAQADATRKSPTTAQKQASWDAANLDISSITLQEFEEILSRRNKDRSVSLRTPATKSSQTMPNKADASDPGIINQDTEYVNNVLRFVAGAKVEEQEADAQLKKKSDQPAIEVPELSKVAKQRKVPSSRIGRMASFGGLFAGLGIGTLNELTKGALGLGGSTSMREALLSPANAERIVDTLCKVRGAALKIGQILSIQDSSVVSPQLAKAFERVRQAADYMPDWQVERVMNTQLGADWRQRLRSFEDKPFAAASIGQVHRATLSDGTDVAIKIQYPGVAQSIESDIDNLVGMLKVWDVFPQGFFIDNVVRVAKRELQWEVDYDREAEYTEKFREMISPYPEYYVPRVVRDLTTSSVLTTELVPGVPLDKCFDLSYEHRAHIAASVLKLCLRELFEIECMQTDPNWSNFLYDAPSRRLMLIDFGSTRFYRHEFIRNYRQVIMSAAANNRQGVLEMSREMGFLTGYETKQMEQAHVDAVMILGEIFRYDGDFDFGKQNTTERLAALVPTMVAHRLCPPPEEIYSIHRKLSGIFLLCARLNVRMNCVPFYKDIVLGKFKD; this is encoded by the exons ATGTCGCGATCCGCACAAGAAGTTGCGGCACTGCTGCGGGGACTGCGGATTTTGGTGGAGGCGTGTGGGCGCGAGCATCTCGCCCACGGTCGTCATCTTTGGAGCAATTCAAGCATACGTGAGCTAATCGCCGAGAATGTCGCGCACACACAGCAGCTGGTGAGGCATTCCAGTCAAAATCCCGTCGAGGAGCTGAAAAAACTGCAGCAATCCCTGCAAGAAACCGGTGAAAGGGGCTACGTGGTGGCCAAAGGTATTTGCTCGCTGCTGGAGACCAAAATACAAATGTCCCGCAAGGAATCTGGCATCTCCGAACCTGCACAAGCCGACGCCACAAGAAAATCCCCAACGACGGCACAAAAACAAGCGAGTTGGGACGCCGCCAACTTGGATATATCCTCCATAACGCTTCAGGAGTTCGAGGAGATACTCTCGCGCAGAAACAAAGATCGCAGTGTTAGCTTGCGCACCCCGGCAACCAAGAGCAGCCAGACCATGCCCAATAAAGCTGATGCAAGCGATCCGGGAATCATTAACCAGGACACGGAGTATGTGAACAATGTTCTGCGCTTCGTGGCGGGCGCCAAGGTTGAGGAGCAGGAAGCAGATGCGCAGCTAAAGAAGAAGTCCGACCAGCCGGCCATAGAAGTGCCCGAACTGAGCAAGGTGGCCAAACAGCGCAAGGTTCCCTCCTCGCGGATAGGCAGAATGGCCTCCTTTGGTGGCCTGTTCGCCGGCCTGGGCATTGGAACACTCAACGAGCTGACCAAGGGTGCTCTCGGCCTTGGCGGTTCGACCAGCATGCGCGAGGCCCTGCTCAGTCCCGCCAATGCCGAACGCATTGTGGACACGCTGTGCAAAGTGAGAGGTGCTGCATTGAAGATCGGACAAATCCTGAGCATACAAGATTCCAGCGTGGTGTCGCCGCAACTGGCCAAGGCATTCGAGAGGGTGCGTCAGGCGGCGGATTATATGCCCGATTGGCAGGTGGAACGCGTGATGAACACCCAGTTGGGAGCCGATTGGCGCCAGCGGTTACGAAGTTTCGAGGACAAACCCTTTGCGGCCGCCTCCATTGGCCAGGTGCATCGGGCAACTCTGAGCGATGGCACGGATGTGGCCATTAAGATCCAATATCCCGGTGTCGCCCAGAGCATTGAGAGCGACATTGACAATCTGGTGGGCATGCTCAAGGTGTGGGATGTCTTCCCCCAAGGTTTCTTCATTGACAATGTGGTGCGCGTGGCCAAGCGCGAGTTGCAATGGGAGGTGGACTACGATCGCGAGGCGGAGTACACGGAAAAGTTCCGCGAGATGATCTCGCCCTATCCGGAGTACTATGTGCCGCGTGTGGTGCGCGACTTGACCACGTCCAGTGTCCTGACCACCGAACTGGTGCCGGGTGTGCCGCTCGACAAGTGTTTCGATTTGAG CTACGAGCATCGTGCCCACATAGCCGCATCCGTGCTGAAGCTCTGTCTGCGGGAGCTCTTCGAGATTGAGTGCATGCAAACGGATCCCAATTGGTCCAACTTTCTGTACGATGCGCCCAGTCGCCGTCTAATGCTGATCGACTTTGGTTCCACGCGCTTCTACCGACACGAATTCATCCGGAACTATCGCCAGGTGATCATGAGCGCCGCTGCCAACAATCGACAGGGCGTCCTCGAGATGTCTCGCGAAATGGGCTTCCTCACCGGCTACGAGACCAAGCAAATGGAGCAGGCGCACGTGGATGCGGTAATGATACTGGGCGAGATCTTCCGCTACGATGgtgatttcgattttggaaAGCAGAACACCACCGAACGATTGGCCGCCCTGGTGCCCACAATGGTGGCGCATCGTTTGTGTCCACCGCCCGAGGAGATTTACTCCATTCATCGCAAGCTCTCGGGCATTTTCCTGCTGTGCGCGAGACTGAATGTGCGCATGAATTGCGTTCCCTTCTACAAGGACATCGTTCTGGGGAAGTTCAAGGACTAG
- the LOC6524541 gene encoding FAD synthase isoform X1: MSYWRVTSSFLLARARPRLLQTLRPPSTMNECRKNTNITANNNTILCDKTISKKHLFLEKRSMSSHTDDTKDSKATQDLPNPLELTPQDRLAIEERQNKAFAFFAETLQIYGVEELIFCFNGGKDCTVLLDLLMRFLRQQNISSGDIPMLYIKSGDSFAEIDDFVKRCVRNYRVELVQYEGSLKEALTHMSADMPRIRAVFVGSRNTDPYCQHLAPMQPTDNDWPPMMRLNPLLEWSYHDVWHYIHMNSVPYCSLYDRGYTSIGNRSNTIPNPHLRRTDAQCACDTDTANTDTVCSCDPSGYRPAWELQDATMERAGRLPRK, translated from the exons ATGAGCTATTGG CGTGTGACGTCATCGTTTCTGCTAGCCAGGGCACGGCCACGCCTCCTACAAACACTACGCCCACCGAGCACCATGAACGAATGCCggaaaaacacaaacatcaCAGCGAACAACAACACCATTCTATGCGACAAAACCATCAGCAAAAAGCATTTGTTTCTGGAGAAGAGGAGCATGTCGAGCCACACGGATGACACCAAGGACTCCAAGGCAACGCAGGATTTGCCAAATCCACTGGAGCTAACGCCCCAGGATCGATTGGCGATTGAGGAGAGGCAAAATAAGGCATTCGCCTTCTTTGCCGAAACACTACAAATCTACGGCGTGGAGGAGTTAATCTTCTGTTTCAATGGCGGCAAGGACTGCACCGTGCTGCTCGATCTCCTCATGCGTTTCCTACGTCAGCAGAACATCTCCAGCGGTGACATTCCCATGCTGTACATCAAATCCGGCGATTCCTTTGCGGAAATCGATGATTTCGTCAAGCGCTGCGTCCGCAACTATCGCGTGGAGCTGGTCCAGTACGAGGGTTCGCTCAAGGAGGCACTCACCCACATGTCCGCGGACATGCCGCGCATCCGGGCCGTCTTCGTGGGCAGCCGCAACACGGATCCCTACTGCCAGCACTTGGCGCCCATGCAG cccaCGGACAACGACTGGCCGCCGATGATGCGTCTGAATCCCTTGCTGGAGTGGAGCTACCACGACGTCTGGCACTACATCCACATGAACTCGGTGCCCTACTGCAGTCTGTACGATCGCGGCTACACCTCGATCGGCAATCGTTCCAACACAATTCCCAATCCGCATCTTAGACGCACCGATGCCCAGTGCGCATGTGATACCGATACAGCAAACACCGATACCGTCTGCTCCTGCGATCCGAGTGGCTATCGACCCGCCTGGGAGCTGCAGGATGCCACCATGGAGCGAGCTGGTCGTCTGCCCAGGAAGTAG
- the LOC6524541 gene encoding FAD synthase isoform X2 — MNECRKNTNITANNNTILCDKTISKKHLFLEKRSMSSHTDDTKDSKATQDLPNPLELTPQDRLAIEERQNKAFAFFAETLQIYGVEELIFCFNGGKDCTVLLDLLMRFLRQQNISSGDIPMLYIKSGDSFAEIDDFVKRCVRNYRVELVQYEGSLKEALTHMSADMPRIRAVFVGSRNTDPYCQHLAPMQPTDNDWPPMMRLNPLLEWSYHDVWHYIHMNSVPYCSLYDRGYTSIGNRSNTIPNPHLRRTDAQCACDTDTANTDTVCSCDPSGYRPAWELQDATMERAGRLPRK; from the exons ATGAACGAATGCCggaaaaacacaaacatcaCAGCGAACAACAACACCATTCTATGCGACAAAACCATCAGCAAAAAGCATTTGTTTCTGGAGAAGAGGAGCATGTCGAGCCACACGGATGACACCAAGGACTCCAAGGCAACGCAGGATTTGCCAAATCCACTGGAGCTAACGCCCCAGGATCGATTGGCGATTGAGGAGAGGCAAAATAAGGCATTCGCCTTCTTTGCCGAAACACTACAAATCTACGGCGTGGAGGAGTTAATCTTCTGTTTCAATGGCGGCAAGGACTGCACCGTGCTGCTCGATCTCCTCATGCGTTTCCTACGTCAGCAGAACATCTCCAGCGGTGACATTCCCATGCTGTACATCAAATCCGGCGATTCCTTTGCGGAAATCGATGATTTCGTCAAGCGCTGCGTCCGCAACTATCGCGTGGAGCTGGTCCAGTACGAGGGTTCGCTCAAGGAGGCACTCACCCACATGTCCGCGGACATGCCGCGCATCCGGGCCGTCTTCGTGGGCAGCCGCAACACGGATCCCTACTGCCAGCACTTGGCGCCCATGCAG cccaCGGACAACGACTGGCCGCCGATGATGCGTCTGAATCCCTTGCTGGAGTGGAGCTACCACGACGTCTGGCACTACATCCACATGAACTCGGTGCCCTACTGCAGTCTGTACGATCGCGGCTACACCTCGATCGGCAATCGTTCCAACACAATTCCCAATCCGCATCTTAGACGCACCGATGCCCAGTGCGCATGTGATACCGATACAGCAAACACCGATACCGTCTGCTCCTGCGATCCGAGTGGCTATCGACCCGCCTGGGAGCTGCAGGATGCCACCATGGAGCGAGCTGGTCGTCTGCCCAGGAAGTAG
- the LOC6524542 gene encoding protein LAX PANICLE 2, producing the protein MCWLTMARKDDPVFNVRFVQFVENQPCLWNYTHPGYSKKEEVQRAWQQVANEIKDTVRNCRERWRTIRSSFLRSLKLARTQTGRGKRKYYLSKYLQFLVPYTKSRSCHKQLPAPPPTGTPTPGMVLRKPGHAASGGMAAFAEPSQREDEEEGKESDGEMPLDVQVSEEEEDENNHVRRNQAPQQQQQHNQDRDQEQELEPPTACLPLRLQAIKVEQPSSNAHQLQLERMVSHQHPSLVSVPAAALGNHLDWTDLTQWFKGNGSAHHLSHLNHKLATAPTPPPPPPPPPATPAPSALSGGLVAAPGGGIPAPPDADYSFLISLHPYLKEMSGKQNRRFRQKVVGLIDDILDNKDV; encoded by the exons ATGTGCTGGTTGACAATGGCGCGCAAGGACGATCCCGTTTTCAATGTGCGATTCGTGCAGTTCGTGGAGAATCAGCCGTGCTTGTGGAACTACACGCATCCGGGCTACAGCAAGAAGGAGGAGGTGcagagggcgtggcagcaggTGGCCAACGAGATCAAGGACACGG tTCGCAACTGCCGCGAGAGATGGCGCACCATAAGGAGCAGCTTCCTGCGATCCCTGAAGCTGGCACGCACACAAACGGGCCGCGGCAAGCGCAAATACTACCTGTCCAAGTACCTGCAGTTCCTCGTACCCTACACCAAGTCCCGATCCTGCCACAAGCAGCTGCCCGCGCCGCCGCCCACTGGTACTCCCACTCCCGGCATGGTGCTCCGAAAACCCGGCCATGCTGCCAGCGGTGGTATGGCCGCATTTGCGGAACCAAGTCAGCgagaggacgaggaggagggcAAGGAGAGCGATGGCGAAATGCCGCTGGATGTGCAGGTgtccgaggaggaggaggatgagaaTAATCATGTGCGACGCAATCAggcaccgcagcagcagcagcagcataatCAGGATCGGGATCAGGAACAGGAGCTGGAGCCACCCACCGCCTGCTTGCCGCTCCGCCTGCAAGCCATCAAAGTGGAGCAGCCCTCGTCGAATGCCcaccagctgcagctggagcgGATGGTGAGCCACCAACATCCATCGCTGGTCTCGGTGCCCGCTGCCGCGCTGGGCAACCACCTGGACTGGACGGATCTGACGCAGTGGTTCAAGGGCAACGGCAGCGCTCACCATCTGAGTCACCTGAATCACAAGTTAGCCAcagcaccaacaccaccaccaccaccgccaccgccgccggctACACCAGCCCCAAGTGCCTTATCCGGCGGATTGGTGGCCGCACCAGGAGGTGGCATTCCCGCGCCTCCGGATGCCGACTACTCGTTTCTGATCAGCCTGCATCCGTATCTCAAGGAGATGAGCGGCAAGCAGAATCGTAGGTTTCGACAGAAGGTCGTTGGCCTCATCGACGACATTCTGGATAACAAGGATGTCTAA
- the LOC6524543 gene encoding probable 39S ribosomal protein L49, mitochondrial yields the protein MATCAKLMLGSGLCQKLSQFTRQIHMQPALLSSFRSSREVQELDKYPEVEVVANPPEWRFVERLLPVETVPQPLTKPKYPSGWRPQKEDGSELGYFVARTKNHMVPVYLHTRFRGQRRITVVRRVQGDIWSLEKDLRAVVEQSRNGKLCATRINELSGQIHFHGDYVDVLRDYLKEKGF from the exons ATGGCAACCTGCGCAAAGTTAATGCTGGGCAGCGGCCTCTGCCAAAAGCTTAGCCAG TTCACCAGGCAGATTCACATGCAACCGGCACTTTTGTCCAGTTTTCGTTCATCCCGCGAAGTTCAGGAGTTGGACAAGTATCCTGAAGTGGAGGTGGTGGCCAATCCGCCCGAGTGGCGATTTGTGGAGCGTTTGCTGCCAGTGGAAACAGTACCACAGCCGTTGACAAAGCCAAAATATCCTTCCGGCTGGCGGCCACAAAAGGAGGATGGCTCGGAACTGGGTTACTTTGTGGCCCGGACCAAGAATCACATGGTGCCCGTGTATCTGCATACCAGGTTCCGTGGCCAGCGCAGGATCACGGTGGTGCGTCGAGTTCAAGGAGACATCTGGTCGCTGGAAAAGGATCTGCGAGCGGTGGTTGAGCAGTCGCGGAACGGGAAGCTCTGCGCTACAAGAATCAACGAGCTGAGCGGTCAGATTCACTTCCATGGCGATTATGTGGACGTCCTGCGCGACTATCTCAAGGAGAAGGGCTTCTGA
- the LOC6524544 gene encoding breast cancer metastasis-suppressor 1-like protein-A: protein MPVKNGESDGEGDVSGGESEHSNSSQAHDTSDEEEANECDSDDSSELDASEIERRRSEHIEDLVSLERQFNTLREQYYFERINLIERQLAEVRSGRSEEFVQPQKELDKVYRTRIEVADVLRKYRLQNIEHKFQSEEQAAVQHFESEKHMAVDNLREEFVERIRRLEEDRHNVDISWADWGTDKRQSKVRGPGRKKAVTVTGPYVVYMLREEDIMEDWTIIRKALKRSSSSATAGTVTPTSGVSVSLSGLPAMAGASG from the exons ATGCCCGTGAAGAATGGAGAATCCGATGGCGAAGGCGACGTTTCTGGCGGAGAATCGGAGCACTCGAATTCCAGCCAGGCACACGACACCtccgacgaggaggaggccaACGAATGCGATTCGGATGACTCCTCCGAGCTGGATGCCAGCGAAATAGAGCGCCGGCGGTCCGAACACATCGAGGATTTGG TGAGCTTGGAGCGGCAGTTTAACACGTTGCGGGAACAGTACTACTTTGAGCGCATCAATCTCATCGAACGACAATTGGCCGAGGTGCGTTCGGGGCGTTCCGAGGAGTTTGTCCAGCCGCAAAAGGAACTGGACAAGGTGTACCGCACCAGGATCGAGGTGGCGGATGTCCTGCGCAAGTACCGCCTGCAGAACATTGAGCACAAATTCCAGTCCGAGGAACAAGCGGCCGTCCAGCACTTTGAG AGCGAGAAACACATGGCGGTGGACAACCTGCGCGAGGAGTTCGTGGAGCGCATCCGTCGCCTGGAGGAGGATCGCCACAATGTGGACATCTCGTGGGCCGACTGGGGCACCGACAAGCGGCAGAGCAAGGTGCGCGGACCGGGTCGCAAGAAGGCCGTCACCGTCACTGGTCCGTACGTCGTGTACATGCTGCGCGAAGAGGACATCATGGAGGACTGGACGATTATACGCAAGGCCCTCAAGCGATCTTCCTCGTCGGCCACCGCCGGCACAGTAACGCCCACTTCCGGCGTGAGCGTCAGCTTGTCGGGATTACCGGCAATGGCGGGGGCCAGCGGATAG
- the LOC6524545 gene encoding protein YIPF1 — METPTADDLLQFRDYSGGAPAQINVNSPTHGGSGGSGGSGGSGGGGANAQRQRGDPLADLIYDMTSSAQGFGGAASPDSSQPQNSSLDGSGGGAGGGAKLSLFTIEYYQQFFNVDTYMVLERIANSMIPKRAAGNYLRMNIGENPDLYGPFWITVTLIFSIAISGNIASYLQQATDSYKWHYNFHLVSYAATSIFLYANILPAVLWALFKYSLKPVDSADAVETDSASYTPSLLSLMCIYGYSLAIYIPVSILWVINISLLQWLLVITAALLSGTVLIAVLTPALRNSQFSLFLIVGILSAHVVLAAGFLLYFFHNPTVLPLDAAAPAPAAPAAPAVPAALKAVTQAVVNAVPGNQTH; from the exons ATGGAAACGCCCACGGCCGATGATCTGTTGCAGTTCCGCGACTACAGCGGCGGTGCCCCGGCCCAAATCAATGTCAATTCCCCAACGCACGGCGGATCGGGCGGCTCTGGTGGCTCCGGTGGTtccggtggcggtggtgccAACGCACAGCGACAACGCGGCGATCCCCTGGCGGATCTCATCTACGACATGACCTCCTCGGCTCAGGGATTTGGCGGTGCTGCATCTCCGGACAGCTCCCAGCCGCAGAACTCATCGCTGGACGGATccggtggtggtgctggcggtgGTGCGAAACTGTCACTGTTTACGATCGAGTACTACCAGCAGTTCTTCAACGTGGACACCTATATGGTGCTCGAGCGTATCGCCAACTCCATGATACCCAAACGCGCCGCTGGCAACTATCTGCGCATGAACATCGGCGAGAATCCGGATCTGTATGGACCATTCTGGATTACCGTCACCCTG atcTTCTCCATAGCCATAAGTGGTAACATTGCCAGCTATTTGCAGCAAGCCACTGACAGCTACAAATGGCACTACAACTTCCATCTGGTCTCCTATGCGGCTACCTCCATCTTCTTGTACGCCAACATCCTGCCGGCCGTTCTGTGGGCCCTCTTCAAGTACAGCCTAAAGCCCGTGGATTCCGCCGATGCCGTCGAAACGGACAGC GCCAGCTATACGCCGAGTCTCTTGTCGCTGATGTGCATCTATGGATACAGCCTGGCCATCTATATACCAGTCTCCATTCTCTGGGTGATCAAT ATCTCTTTGCTGCAGTGGCTCCTAGTGATCACCGCCGCCTTGCTTTCTGGCACGGTTTTGATTGCCGTGCTAACGCCAGCTCTGCGAAACTCGCAGTTCTCGTTGTTCCTCATCGTGGGAATCCTGAGTGCCCATGTAGTGCTGGCCGCCGGATTTCTACTTTACTTCTTTCACAATCCCACAGTCTTGCCGCTGgatgcagctgctccagcacCAGCTGCGCCAGCTGCACCTGCTGTTCCGGCTGCCCTGAAAGCCGTGACCCAGGCGGTTGTCAACGCAGTGCCCGGCAATCAGACCCACTAG